A segment of the Lycium barbarum isolate Lr01 chromosome 7, ASM1917538v2, whole genome shotgun sequence genome:
ctaaacttttttttttaatttagcaattttatcattagttgtaaatgttaattttattattagtagtaaatgtaaatgtctatttttgtaaagaactttaaaaaaaaaaaaaggcctggCCCACTAACTATAACCCGGCCCGACCCGATTAGCCTGAAGTGTAGCCCCTATCCGGGtagggctgggccggacacccttttccctctccaagcccggccccCAGCCCAGCCCCTTAACTTACGGCCCGGCCCCGACCCAGCCCCTTGTGGCCCACGTTTAAATggcccgacccggcccacttgacaACTTTATTCCGAATTACTGTAATAGCTAAAACTAAAAAGGTTGAACTTGGCTTTATTTCAATAAGGTAAGGATTCACGTTCCATTGTAACATATATAACTTTAAAGAAAGGACTCGGCAGTTTTTACCATAAATAACGGCAGTTACAACTAAAAAAGGACTCAGACGGCTATTTTATTTTGTCAAAAGTAAAGGCAGTTCTTTATTTTCACCAAAAAGATATATTATTAGTGTTAGAACAAAGTTTGGACTCCTATGGCAGTTTTTTTCTGCCAAAAATAATCTTACTTGGACTAAAAGACaattaatattataaaaataatacAATAACAATTTGCCAAAAATAGTAAATAAtaattttgtctattgtagagtcttttaatgaagggcaaaaagttcaacCCTTTactcttttaatataatatagatatagattaatATATTGATCAATCAACCACACTTTAATTTAAAATTTAGTCAGGGTTATTTAAATGAATCCTATATACTAGTATGCATTTTGCTAGATTTAGGAGTATTTATAGACCTCGTTAAGTAAGTCACTTAAAACACAATGTAGGATATCTTCCTTGGAAAAAAATAAGATCTTTTGCACACCTTTGATCTATTCTTGGGGATGGATGTCTGACTGTTATTTAAAGTAAGAAAATATTCAGCCAATAAATAAAAGCTTTTATCATCTTAATTAATCAATCAATCAACCAACCACACTTTAATTTAAAATTAGTCAGGGTTATTTAAATGAATCCTATATATGCATTTTGCTATATTTAGGAGTATTTATATAACTCGTTTTGTCCCTTAAAAACACAATGTAGGATATCTTCTTTGGAAAGAAATAAGATCTTTTGCGCACCTTTGATCTATTTATGGGAAGGGATGTCTGACTTTTATTTAAAGCAAAAAAATATTCAGCCATCAATGCCTCGGCAGTCTTCCGAAAAGCTAGTGTCAAATTGCCTCCAAATaagcacacacatatatataaaaagtTATCAATTAGCAAAGTGACCTGTTTGCTAAAACATGCACCGCACGTTCTCTCAAGTCTCAACCATTCACAAAAACTTGCAAAACTAACACCAAAAACTCCTTCTTTCTCTACTTTCTACATGAAGACACAAAACTTTGCCTAATTCCTTCTTTGCACCCTTTTTCTTCTCCTAGCCAAATTTTGCATATTTTTTCCTTCATCCCCATATAAGTTTCCTGTCCTATAATCTCAAGTTTCACATAACCAACCCCAACTTGTTTCAAACTGAGACGCAATCATATTGTTGCATGGTCACGAGTTTCATCGCATCAGACATTTTTATTTTGCTTGAATCAGAAAGATGGTTCGAGCAGCGCTTGAGGAAGCGAAAGAAATATGCAAGGCTAGGTTGTTGCATTTCAAAGGAAAGTCTGACGATATAGGACAGGAAGCGCGAAGTGTGATTATTGAGAACAATAATTGTAGCAGCGATTCATCAATATTGGCTTCGGGGGATGAAAGGGCCACGTCGAAAAGTGAAGCTTCAATACCTTTACATGATCAGCCTGTTGAAATTCAAAGGGTTGGATGTGTGCTTAATCGTAACGGGACTATTAAGTCACGTTTGGCCAATGAGTCGTCTGTTGTCTCTAGCCCTCGCCCGAAACAGACCCAACCTTCAGGCAAGCCATCTATTAATTCAGTCCCTATTGTTACAAACATACGATTCATGAGGAGATAAAGATAATAGCGCGAACCAAATACTTGTGTCGAAAACTGTTCAAATGTGGGAAAATTTAGTCTTTTGATAATATTACAATATGTAACAGCAATTACGCTCAATTTCAAACTAGTTTGGGCGGCTGTATGAATGAATCCTCAACAACTGTTCTGCCCCATATTTGGACGCTTCTGCAGCACGTTTGACGATGCATTCaatgttaagaatcatgaattGACTAGTTTTAGCGAATAGCTATCGACCTAATTTTGACCTTCCTCCTTTATTTGGGAGTTGACGAAAATCCGATAGGTTCTTTTCGTTTATTGATCCTCTATTTATCTCAAACATGAAAAACATTATATTCACTTTTCAAATggtattattattttcaaatgttaTATATCTTTTGGCCACATTGTTGACATACCTACTTTTTTTGGCACCAATATAGATATGGAGATGATGAAGGAAAAGTTTGCAAAGTTGCTGCTTGGTGAGGATATGTCTGGTGGAGGAAAGGGTGTCTCTTCTGCCTTGGCCTTGTCAAATGCAATCACAAATCTAGCAGGTACGGGCTGCATATACCATCTCGGTTCCACTTTATATGACATTCATTCCAAGGATATTACAAATATTTCACACAATATCACCAATAGTATAATGTTTCCTTGTAATCTATTTATTTAGAGATTATATGACCGTTTTTCTCAGACAATACTTTGTTTTGCCTATTCTTTGTCTCTTCTCTCAAAATGCAGCTTCTGCCTTTGGGGAACAGAAGAGATTAGAGCCTATGCCAGCAGATAGAAAAACCAAATGGAGAAAAGAAATTGATTGGCTGTTATCTGTAACAGATCACATTGTTGAATTTGTTCCTTCTAAACAAATATCAAAAGATGGAACATCGTGCATGGAGGTAACTCTCAAACTCCTCTTCGCGTATATCATTTATCTAGCTAACAACTAACAAGAGCACATGAATATTGTTTTTCAGGTTATGGTGACGAAGCAGAGAACTGATCTCCAAATGAACATTCCAGCATTACGCAAGCTAGATGCTATGCTCCTTGTAAGAGAAAAGTATTCATTTTAAGTCATTGTAGtctatttggccaagcttctggAAGCTAAAAGTGCTTATTCTTTTTTAAAACACGCTTATTTTAGAGAATTGAGGTGTTTCATCAAGGTTTTAGGAaaaaaagtactccctccgtcccaatttatgtgatacatttcgcttttcgagagtcaatttgactaatttttaaagctaaattggattagattaactcaatattttaagattaaaatttatatatctgAAAACtaaatgaaaagtactataagttgcaacttttctcaaatcaatttggtgaaaaaatgcATCTCAAAATGTTTgtcaaagttcatgcagtttgaatctcgggaagcgaaaagtatcacataaattgggacagagggagtaactaCTTTTGAGTAGTAGCAGAAGTTATTTCCCAAAAGCTAAAAGATGTAGTTTTTCTCCAAAAGCTATTTTGAAACCTTGGTTAAGCACAAATTTCTGCAATAATACTGACAAAAACACTTAATTGATTAACCAAATACAAACCGCTattaattaacaaaaaaaaacactttttaaaataaacagACACTGGAAGCTTGACTAAACACTAGTAATCTTTAACTCCCGATGCTTATGCTTGGACTGATGACTAACAGGATTGCTTAGACAGCTTTAAAGACCAAAATGAGTTCTCCTATGTATCAAAGGATGACGACTCACAGGAAGGGAGGAACAATGACAAATGGTGGATACCGACTCCTAAGGTTCCCCCTAATGGATTGTCTGATGTTACAAGGAAATGGCTGCAATTTCAGAAGGATTCAGTAAACCAAGTTCTTAAAGCAGCCATGGCCATAAATGCTCAAGTCCTGTTAGAAATGGAAATCCCTGAAAGTTATATAGATTCCCTACCCAAGGTACAAGAACAAACAGAAATCTTGAACATAGAAATTATatgaatagtttttttttttttcatttttggcccgtcGGCCAAAATTAATTACTggcgctagccaaaatatacaaaacctttACAATGGTTAtgtgtattttatgtatatatgtatatttatgtataccgtacgtgtattatatgtatattgtagatatattttatacttaatatacaaaaacTATACATTTGCTGGCAATTTTGTACATTAGATCACCGAAAGACATTGGACTGTAACTATCTCTTATAAAATGTACCGTCACATTATTAAGTAATTTCATTGAAGTTCTTTTCTTTCTAGAGGTGGAATAGAATTAACACATCATgatgtaatatttcctctttttgtGTGTAGAACGGTAGAGCAAGTCTTGGAGATGGGATCTATAGGAGCATTACTGATGAATACTTTGATCCGGATTACTTCCTCACAATGATGGACTTGACTTCAGAACATAAAATTTTAGACCTCAAGAACAAACTTGAGGCTTCTGTAATTATTTGGAGACGAAAGATGACTGCTAAAGATGGGAAGTCAGCATGGGGTTCAGCCATTAGTGTAGAGAAGAGAGAAATCTTTGAAGACAGAGCAGAGACTATATTGCTTATTCTTAAGCAGCGCTTCCCTGGAATTCCTCAGTCATCTCTAGACATTAGCAAAATCCAATACAACGAGGTAAGAAGCACCCTCTATTTATCTACCTTCAAAGTTTTaatgatatttttttttctagagaAGAAGAAGCGCTTTCCTTGTTTCTTTATGATATGCAATTGGATGTTTTCTGTTGTTACCAGAATATCCATCTGGGACTCATTGTTCTTAAACTTATAGCATGTTTAGCCAAGCTTCCAAAATCTGCTAATTAGGGAAAGTGCTTTTCtgaaaagtacttttggagaATAGCAGTTTGTGCTTGGCTAATCagtttgaaaaacacttttgccAATATTAGAGCAGAACTTTTTGCTTGATCAATGTTTCAAAAGTGCTACTGGGAAAAACtacttttttagcttctgaaaaacagtTTGTCTAACTACTCAAGAGCACTTATTTCCCCCTAAAATAATAGCCAAACACCTTAACTTTCTAAAATATAGCATTTTTGACTCCccataagcttggccaaacaagcaATTAGTTTCATCATTTCCTGATGGCTTCAAACATAATGTTGCAACACTAAAAAGGATCTAGTTCTTGGGCTTTTAGTAAGTTATAACctatatttttctctattttaCAGGACGTGGGGCAAGCTATTTTAGAAAGCTATTCAAGAATAATAGAGAGCAGGGCACACACAGTCATGTCACGGATTGAAGATGTGCTCCAAGCAGATGCTATGGCCCAAAATCCTTCCAGTGCTGAAGTAAAGAGGTCTCCTTTATTAAGAGATTCACTACGCGTATCACCATCAGGAAGGTTCCCAAATGCTAAGGAAGAAATAGAAAAGCTTAACTCTGTAGAGAATCCAACTTCAATGACACTGTTGGATTTCATGGGGTGGACAGTGGAACAAGGAGAAAACGACACAAAGAAAGATTTGAAGGAGGACATAGGCATCGATGCAAAGAAACCACCTAATATAGTCACAAACAAGAAACTTTCTTACTTAGAGAACGTAGTTGGTTCTAGAAGTCCAACGGCACGCCACTAAATGATGTCACTCCAGAACACCGATCAACTCATCAGAGGCAAGACAGAGAAATTCATCCAAGTGACAATCCGCATGAAATGTACATACTGAGATGAATCACACACATCTAGGATTTCACCAAGTCATTCCTATTTGTAAATAGGGAAAATAGTTAGTAGGCCTGCTGGTGTGGCACTTTTTGAAATGATTTACTCTGCAGAAGATGTCACCTCGTTGACAAACAACCATGGAAATTATGGACTTTTTTATAGTCCATTGTTACCTTGGATAGCCTCTGCTAAACGAGTTTTGTAATCTGGAACTTGGAGTTTATACGGCATATAGTATAATCATTTGGTTTTAAGGCAATTCCCTTGCCAGTTATAAGAAATTTTTCCTTTAAATTTCCTCCTATGGAGAGAAGCAGTGAGCCAATATGAAGTCAGTGGCTTGACATGGTGATCCAAATTTAAAGCAAGGAGCTTGCTGTTTTAGTGAAGTTAGAAAAGTTCAAGAGGTGGAGCCAGGATTTGAAGCTTATGGGCTCGGGATTTTAGTCCTTCTAATTTACTAAATTAATGATTCATacataatttataaatatttccaGAAAAATACAGGGTTTGGACTAAAGCTATTGGGTTCGGTCGAGCTCGTAATCGAAGCTCCAGCACCGCCAAAAGGCCTTTTCAAAGTCAAAGTAGGTTATTGACGTTCTAAATAAAGCTTAACTAAAAACATTTAATAGGCATTGACACCTACATAAACCGAAAGAAGTAACATCTTAACAAGATAAATCAAATGTTATAAGACACCAAGTTAGAAAGAAATGCTCCAACTTTGCAACAAGATAAACCGAATGCCATAAGATTTAACTTGTTGTAACAAAGATCTAATGTAGGCTTCAAGAATACTTACAAGCTGGGGACAGATACATCAATTACAAAATGAAGGTTGAGAAAGTTTGATTGAAAAGAAATTAGATCTTTCCACGTGGCCCAAGCTTGGGTGGAAGTTGGGGGCCTTTCTTAATTGGTAGTATATCACCTGATGCTGTTGAACTGAAGTATGCAAGAGTGGAGCCACCTCCCAATATCAGGAATTTGAGCAACAGTCCTCTCTTGGTGAAAGGAGCAGCAAATGTCTCGAAGAACTTGCTCTACAAGCACAACGCAATACAAAAGAAAGTTACCACAATTGCACAACCAAATTCTGAGCTTACATGGACTCAATGAGTCCATACAGGCATGGCAAGCAAACTCTTAGTTGGTGTGTTCGACTCTAACTGTGTGtatttgaaaattttataaaACATATGTCTAGAATAAGTATGCTGGCACAAAAAAAGTAGCAGGTGCAGTGGTACTCTGTACCCACTGACTTAAAATATTGGTTCCACCTATGAGCTTAAGTAACCAGGAAACAGTTCAATTGCATTTTCTATCTGGAAGACACTACTGTCTAGCATAGGGTGAGAAATTTAGTTTGGTCACTTATAGCTCTTATGCCCATTACTGAATACTGACATAAATAGAGCAAAAACTTCTCCAAGAATATGTCTAGAAATTCCAGGCTATGTTCATAATCCTCACGAAAGCTATTTTGGTTCATAGAGGCTTGGTTGTAAACCTTCCTTAAACCATAACTGGGAACAGTTTGTTTTATGCTCAATACATGCTCAGGTACTCCTAAATATATGCCAAAATCCTAGTTAAGCAAACACTCCATAAGTTGCCGATCAACATAATTGAACCTAAGAAAGCCAACAAGTCATTTATATTGCCAATGAATGAGAATTGAGAAGTTGAATTTAAACATGAAAAAGCTACTAATGCCTATATTGTTGAAAGCGTAATGTTAGAAACTCCTCAAAAGGTCATGTAAATGTCAATTAGAGTATGAAACATTGCTTACAGCCTTACACCATACCAACAAATGGAGAAAAGCTCTTTTGGGATAGTACAGAGTGAAATATGAAGTGTTACTGCAAGAACGAATCTGTTTAAAGGGGAAAAAGATCAAATACCTGAAGGGGGTTGTATGGTGAGGGTGCATCTGAACCATACAAGTCCCACTGGCCAGTGGTGTTTCCCAAGTCCTCTAAATCAAAATATACACTCTTGTCACCATACTTTGCAACCACAGAACCACACCTAGGAAAAATGTATAATTAGTCAGATCACAATGACCAAATAAAACCATATGCTTAATTTTACAGAGCAACATTTCTTTAAGACCCTTCTTTTATTGCATAGAACTGATTCTTGCTACCATTGCGCCCACTATGCTTCACTACCAGAATATCCAGATCGAGTTTAACTTCTATATGTTGACAGTACAAAAAAATTACACTACCAGATCAAGATAACTATAAGAGGATATTCATAATAAGTGATATTACCAAACCTAAAATATAAAGCAAGTGACCTTCACAACATCTGAGCATCTATACACAGTGTAAACTATTTACACCATCTGAGCATCTAAAAGATAAATACCGGTGCGTATCATAATAAGTGGGATTAGCAACCTGATAAATCCTTAGTATATGGGTTTCACTTCAATACATTATCTTTCTTGGCTAAGTCAGCAATTTCGCTGAGGATATTCAAGAGTGCTCAAAAATTTAATATCTATAGTCAGAGTCAGACTTCTAACAACCATCCTCCATAATAACAATTCACTATAATAACCATGTTTTTTGTGAAACCGATCTTTCATATTATGTTATATCATATGTTCTCCATAGCAACATATGACCTATATATGCAGTATAAGTTTTTAGCGGAGGGAACAATTCACTATAACAACCATGTTTTTTGTGAAACCGATCTTTCATATTATGTTATATCATATGTTCTCCGTAGCAATATATGACCTATATATGCAGTATAAGTTTTTAGCGGAGGGTGTTCAACTGACTAACCTTTGACATATGTAGCTACGCCCCTGATTATAAATGCATTTAAGTGAAAAAAACAATAATTAGTACGTTCGACCATACCTGGATTTAGTAGACTTGACATTAAGGCGAGATGATTTAATATGTAGCTTAGTTCCAACAATGGAGCTTCCAGCTAGGCCCTTGATGTTAGTTGTGGGCTGTACAGCAGCAAGAGTTGCCAAAGATGCCATACTCTTCACTTCAAACTAACTAACAAAACTATGTTTAGATTGTAATTGGTTGGCAATATTGGATCCTACAAAAGGATACATTTTTGGGTTTTTGATCTTTTTTTTCATGGATTCCAAAAGACACGTGGCACAATGGGTATCGTTCTAAAGATATAGAGTTTTTCTTTGTGTGGTGCCACATGTGTTAGGCTGGATAAGCCTATCCCTTAAGATTGTGAATTTTGTGTACTTTGTCAGTTCTTTAGTGAGGTCAGGGCCAAGGCTGCCAAAGTAACCAGAAAAAAAAGTTATTATTTGTTTAAATTAAGCTAATTAATATGCTTTTTCTCTAAAAAATATCTATTATCAATGTCATGAAAAATTGACAATTATATTATTCTTAATACATGATCTTTTTCACGTGAAACTAAAATTTTCAGTGCTATTGTTATACGTAGTTATCAAGTAACTTTTTCGAATTTTAATTTATTCAGATCAATTATCACTCTTAAAAAAATAGATTAAATTGACCATTAATGTGAAAAATCACATTCAAAATAGGACGGAAAGACTAAATTCTTATGCTGTTAAGGGTCTTATGCTGTTAAGGGTCCTTTGAAGTTC
Coding sequences within it:
- the LOC132603687 gene encoding rop guanine nucleotide exchange factor 12-like — its product is MVRAALEEAKEICKARLLHFKGKSDDIGQEARSVIIENNNCSSDSSILASGDERATSKSEASIPLHDQPVEIQRVGCVLNRNGTIKSRLANESSVVSSPRPKQTQPSDMEMMKEKFAKLLLGEDMSGGGKGVSSALALSNAITNLAASAFGEQKRLEPMPADRKTKWRKEIDWLLSVTDHIVEFVPSKQISKDGTSCMEVMVTKQRTDLQMNIPALRKLDAMLLDCLDSFKDQNEFSYVSKDDDSQEGRNNDKWWIPTPKVPPNGLSDVTRKWLQFQKDSVNQVLKAAMAINAQVLLEMEIPESYIDSLPKNGRASLGDGIYRSITDEYFDPDYFLTMMDLTSEHKILDLKNKLEASVIIWRRKMTAKDGKSAWGSAISVEKREIFEDRAETILLILKQRFPGIPQSSLDISKIQYNEDVGQAILESYSRIIESRAHTVMSRIEDVLQADAMAQNPSSAEVKRSPLLRDSLRVSPSGRFPNAKEEIEKLNSVENPTSMTLLDFMGWTVEQGENDTKKDLKEDIGIDAKKPPNIVTNKKLSYLENVVGSRSPTARH
- the LOC132603688 gene encoding photosystem I reaction center subunit VI-2, chloroplastic-like, with protein sequence MASLATLAAVQPTTNIKGLAGSSIVGTKLHIKSSRLNVKSTKSRCGSVVAKYGDKSVYFDLEDLGNTTGQWDLYGSDAPSPYNPLQSKFFETFAAPFTKRGLLLKFLILGGGSTLAYFSSTASGDILPIKKGPQLPPKLGPRGKI